A window from Photobacterium atrarenae encodes these proteins:
- a CDS encoding AAA family ATPase, which produces MNREQTIQNLLHIAEQTKQVQADRIEIVLEERREELFPPMSKALMETRSGLTRRKLDDAIARMEANGHQFTKNNANHYSITLEEAHQLMTAAKKPAFHEREGAGRKPWIVNVQNQKGGTGKSMTAVHLAACLALDLDKRYRICLIDLDPQGSLRLFLNPQISVGDQETIYSAVDVMLGNVPEGQALDKPFMMENVVMPTQYPNLKTIAAFPEDAMFNADAWQDLAVNQDLDIVRLLKERVIDPIADEFDIIMIDTGPHIDPLVWNAMYASNALLIPCAAKRLDWASTVNFFQHLPTVYEMFPEKWHGLEFIRLVPTMFEDDNKKQVSVLTEMNYLMRDQVMMATVPRSRAFETCADTYSTVFDLTAAEFEGGKKTLSTAQEAIQRVGLELERVMHSHWANLNQE; this is translated from the coding sequence ATGAATAGGGAACAGACGATTCAAAACTTGCTGCATATTGCAGAGCAGACGAAGCAGGTTCAGGCGGACCGGATCGAGATTGTCCTCGAAGAGCGTCGCGAAGAGCTTTTTCCGCCGATGTCAAAAGCATTAATGGAAACCCGCTCTGGCCTGACCCGCCGTAAACTCGATGATGCGATTGCACGAATGGAAGCGAACGGTCATCAGTTCACCAAAAACAATGCCAACCACTACTCGATCACCCTGGAAGAAGCGCACCAGTTGATGACTGCGGCCAAGAAGCCGGCGTTTCATGAACGCGAAGGAGCTGGCCGCAAGCCCTGGATTGTCAATGTGCAAAACCAGAAAGGCGGGACCGGTAAATCGATGACCGCTGTTCATCTGGCTGCATGCCTGGCGCTGGATTTGGATAAACGCTACCGGATTTGTTTGATTGACCTTGATCCCCAGGGCTCATTGCGGTTGTTCTTGAATCCGCAGATCAGCGTCGGCGATCAAGAAACCATTTATTCTGCGGTTGATGTGATGCTGGGGAATGTGCCGGAAGGCCAGGCGCTCGATAAGCCATTCATGATGGAAAATGTGGTGATGCCAACCCAGTATCCGAACCTGAAGACCATCGCTGCGTTTCCGGAAGATGCGATGTTTAACGCCGATGCCTGGCAGGATCTGGCGGTGAATCAGGATCTCGATATTGTTCGTTTACTCAAAGAGCGGGTGATTGATCCGATTGCCGATGAGTTTGACATCATTATGATTGATACCGGCCCGCACATCGATCCCCTGGTGTGGAATGCGATGTATGCGTCAAATGCACTACTCATCCCATGTGCCGCAAAACGTCTGGACTGGGCATCCACCGTGAATTTTTTCCAGCATCTGCCGACGGTGTACGAGATGTTCCCGGAGAAGTGGCATGGGCTGGAGTTTATTCGCCTGGTGCCAACCATGTTTGAAGATGATAACAAGAAGCAGGTCTCGGTGCTGACCGAGATGAATTATCTGATGCGGGATCAGGTGATGATGGCGACAGTGCCGCGTAGCCGGGCGTTTGAAACCTGCGCTGATACCTACAGCACCGTGTTTGACTTAACCGCGGCTGAGTTTGAAGGTGGCAAGAAGACATTATCTACGGCTCAGGAGGCGATTCAGCGGGTCGGGTTAGAGCTGGAACGTGTCATGCACAGCCATTGGGCGAATTTGAATCAGGAGTAA
- a CDS encoding ParB/RepB/Spo0J family partition protein, with protein sequence MAIKTTDLNARLFGKADKRRATTPAEAQTAARDKAAVIELAVAGEQTVAFELVKINAAEVAAKTQVFAENAREQAFLTEHALADILNTLKERGQQYPAVGRWLDDGRIEVLDGSRRRMSCILAERDFLIYVAKGINGEHAKFLSDVANAHKPLSLYERGKEMQLLLSSGKVADQKELAKYCQCSEALVSGALKAASLPMELLMAYPSVGELGRPTIVKLHRLYFGLDETQREQLLSQINHGGEALWKSIDAQGITRITREVTQQLEELGETFKPKVEAEKPKPQELIKGKVSYTRDGDKLQLKLKRLTERQSDEILAYLADYLK encoded by the coding sequence ATGGCAATTAAAACCACAGATCTCAATGCGCGTCTGTTCGGTAAGGCGGATAAACGCCGGGCAACGACCCCGGCGGAGGCGCAAACGGCGGCCCGTGACAAAGCGGCAGTGATTGAACTGGCGGTTGCCGGGGAACAAACTGTTGCTTTTGAACTGGTCAAAATTAATGCCGCGGAAGTTGCAGCAAAAACTCAGGTGTTTGCAGAAAATGCGCGTGAGCAGGCATTTCTGACTGAGCATGCGCTGGCGGATATCTTAAATACCCTGAAAGAGCGTGGCCAGCAATATCCGGCCGTTGGTCGCTGGCTGGATGACGGGCGCATCGAGGTCCTTGATGGTAGCCGTCGCCGGATGTCGTGTATTCTGGCGGAAAGAGATTTTCTCATTTATGTTGCCAAAGGGATCAACGGCGAACATGCCAAGTTCCTGTCTGATGTGGCCAACGCCCATAAACCGCTGTCGTTGTATGAGCGCGGTAAAGAGATGCAACTGTTGTTGAGTTCCGGTAAAGTTGCGGATCAGAAAGAGTTGGCAAAGTATTGCCAGTGCAGTGAAGCCCTGGTCAGTGGCGCCTTGAAAGCCGCGAGCTTGCCGATGGAACTGCTGATGGCATATCCGAGTGTCGGGGAGCTTGGGCGACCGACGATTGTGAAACTTCATCGTCTTTACTTTGGGCTGGATGAAACCCAACGCGAACAGCTGCTCAGCCAGATCAACCACGGTGGTGAAGCGTTGTGGAAATCGATTGATGCCCAGGGGATCACCCGGATCACCCGTGAGGTGACGCAGCAGCTGGAGGAACTTGGCGAGACTTTTAAGCCAAAGGTTGAAGCTGAGAAGCCCAAGCCGCAAGAGCTGATCAAGGGAAAAGTAAGCTATACCCGTGATGGTGACAAACTGCAGCTGAAACTGAAAAGGCTGACGGAGCGCCAAAGCGACGAAATTCTGGCTTACCTGGCCGACTACCTCAAGTAG
- a CDS encoding tRNA(Met) cytidine acetyltransferase TmcA, with protein sequence MLDLTDYATALYLQAKQANVRYLVAIQGDWQWSEPLARQLYRLYDDVLWAGEQAPVGIQALPQKKARQWLGQECECLVFNAHQALLPDALGALSGTVTGGGILILLLPRSWGHAQARPSHQRLNRLLQTPDVIYLRQGQPLPPLPAACPPSAVYADPEFGCLSAEQTEAVHAIRRVVTGHRKRPLVLTADRGRGKSAALGIAAASLMRERPLRIVVTAPSFACAGTLFRHAARCLDLAYQQQRSLDYLHSSIEFMAPDALLSDAPVVDFLIVDEAAAIPAQLLQRVLARYNRIAFASTIHGYEGTGRGFAIKFRQQLDIMMPQWRALKLSAPIRWAEGDPLEGWIYRALLLDAEYPDLVSSRQKVTYRAVAASELLNGESSLSALFGLLVHAHYQTSPADLSQILDDESVQVIVAEAEQQVIGCVLLSLEGGFSESLAAQVVLGKRRPRGHLLAQSIAAHLGIASGAEQRCGRIMRIAVHPNCQQQGVGRGLLDYCRQWAQAQELDYLGTSFGLVPELFDFWRRAGYQPIRLGITKDAASGARSLLTVLPLSDDAQCWYTQARSVFAANFLAQRVEQFRDLETDLFCQLYRNVLLNLPSPPPVPTAVVEHQLQIYAQGGLGYDLIIAVLEYWISARLMQSETIEPYVQMAAAKVLQRQSWEQVIQEFGLSGKKQAEAILRQLVAESLE encoded by the coding sequence ATGTTAGATCTGACCGACTATGCCACGGCACTTTATCTGCAGGCGAAGCAGGCCAATGTTCGTTACCTGGTGGCTATTCAGGGCGACTGGCAGTGGAGCGAGCCGTTAGCCCGCCAACTGTACCGGTTGTATGACGATGTATTGTGGGCCGGGGAGCAGGCTCCGGTCGGGATACAGGCATTACCGCAAAAAAAAGCGCGGCAGTGGCTGGGGCAGGAGTGTGAGTGCTTGGTGTTTAATGCGCACCAGGCGTTGTTGCCTGATGCACTCGGCGCACTTTCAGGTACAGTGACCGGTGGCGGGATATTGATTTTGCTGTTACCCCGGAGTTGGGGTCATGCCCAGGCGCGGCCTTCTCACCAACGATTGAATCGTTTGTTGCAAACGCCGGACGTGATTTATCTGCGCCAAGGCCAACCACTGCCGCCGTTACCTGCTGCTTGCCCGCCATCGGCTGTGTATGCGGATCCGGAGTTTGGTTGTTTGAGCGCTGAGCAGACTGAGGCCGTTCATGCCATTCGCCGGGTCGTCACGGGTCATCGCAAGCGGCCGTTGGTGCTGACGGCAGATCGCGGTCGCGGTAAATCCGCCGCACTTGGCATTGCCGCGGCCAGCCTGATGCGGGAGCGGCCACTGCGGATTGTGGTAACAGCCCCTTCTTTTGCCTGTGCCGGAACCCTGTTCCGCCATGCTGCCCGATGTCTTGATCTGGCGTATCAGCAGCAAAGGTCTCTCGATTATCTGCACAGCTCAATCGAGTTTATGGCGCCGGATGCGCTCCTCAGCGATGCGCCGGTTGTCGATTTTCTGATTGTTGATGAAGCCGCAGCGATTCCGGCCCAGTTGCTTCAGCGGGTACTGGCCCGTTACAACCGGATTGCGTTTGCCAGCACCATTCATGGCTATGAAGGAACAGGGCGGGGCTTTGCGATTAAGTTTCGTCAGCAGCTCGATATCATGATGCCGCAATGGCGCGCCCTGAAGTTATCGGCGCCCATTCGTTGGGCCGAAGGCGATCCGCTGGAAGGCTGGATCTACCGGGCATTATTGCTCGATGCTGAATATCCGGATTTGGTGAGCTCTCGGCAAAAGGTGACTTATCGTGCGGTGGCCGCGTCAGAATTACTCAATGGTGAGTCATCATTGTCTGCGCTGTTCGGGTTATTGGTGCATGCCCATTATCAAACCTCGCCTGCTGATCTGAGCCAGATACTTGATGATGAGTCTGTCCAGGTGATTGTTGCTGAAGCTGAGCAGCAGGTGATCGGGTGTGTACTCCTCTCACTTGAAGGTGGCTTTAGCGAGAGTCTGGCCGCGCAGGTTGTGCTGGGGAAACGTCGTCCGCGGGGCCATTTATTGGCACAGTCGATTGCCGCGCACTTGGGGATTGCGAGTGGTGCAGAGCAGCGGTGTGGCCGGATTATGCGCATTGCCGTTCATCCGAATTGCCAGCAACAGGGGGTTGGCCGTGGTTTGTTGGACTATTGCCGACAATGGGCTCAAGCTCAAGAACTGGATTATCTTGGGACAAGTTTTGGTTTAGTCCCGGAACTGTTCGACTTTTGGCGGCGCGCCGGTTACCAGCCGATCCGGTTAGGGATCACGAAAGATGCCGCCAGTGGGGCACGTTCTTTGCTGACTGTGCTGCCGCTCTCGGATGATGCGCAGTGTTGGTATACCCAGGCAAGATCTGTCTTTGCCGCAAATTTTTTAGCCCAGCGAGTAGAACAATTTCGTGATTTGGAGACGGACCTGTTTTGTCAGCTTTATCGCAATGTACTTCTCAATTTGCCGAGCCCCCCGCCGGTTCCAACAGCCGTAGTTGAGCATCAGTTACAGATCTACGCTCAGGGAGGTCTGGGGTATGACTTGATTATCGCCGTGTTGGAGTATTGGATTTCTGCGCGGTTAATGCAATCGGAGACTATCGAGCCCTACGTACAGATGGCGGCTGCTAAAGTGTTGCAGCGTCAGTCCTGGGAACAGGTCATTCAGGAATTCGGCCTGAGCGGCAAGAAACAGGCTGAGGCGATCCTGCGCCAACTGGTCGCCGAATCACTTGAATAG
- a CDS encoding DUF342 domain-containing protein — MPLLQLSQDGCSLSLITNSGQCQYDVPITRELIDTQLHELGVENFYRFEPAITEALELLNVAVSNEEQDSDVAVEIRQIVIAERRDAGLLVKTEPDLMTASVTVTGAFGGAQVTGQQLITALQENHIVKGISKAVLQELLVQAQQLAPGEKLTMGVAFGREPQHGRETWFEPLVADASQRILCPQATEDGKVDMLDLGALITVEAGQAVMKRHPPTQGVDGFNVLGKLISALPGEERPFEPGDGTAIDESDDSLLIAVKSGIPRRMPCGAQVDDALTLAGVDVSTGHIQFDGSVVIEGDVKPGMKVSATGNITVSGFVELATLEAGGDIFVAQGIIGRQQENKTLPCRIQAKGKVVSKFAQYAEIVAHESVSCTLHVLHCQIKTSGLVSVMDQSRRQGTLSGGTVDAGQGVIAVNIGAAAGVTTEIVVFSHYQQWRDRLGELYQKIEHERRNGRKLKQAKLKLLKVTAAKRPPELIEKLKAASASHQQTMADLKHRYQVLRQRYDQTLKNAKITATTHFYAHIRCQIEKEFMMVDEEHGPSVVCYDERRLQRLAYHA; from the coding sequence ATGCCCCTTCTTCAATTATCACAAGATGGCTGTTCGCTTTCTCTGATCACAAACTCAGGTCAGTGCCAATATGATGTGCCGATCACGCGTGAGTTGATCGATACCCAGCTGCATGAATTGGGTGTCGAGAATTTTTATCGGTTTGAACCTGCGATCACGGAAGCACTCGAGCTGTTAAATGTTGCGGTATCGAATGAAGAGCAAGACAGTGATGTTGCCGTTGAAATCCGCCAAATCGTTATCGCTGAACGTCGGGATGCCGGTTTATTGGTGAAGACCGAGCCTGATTTGATGACGGCATCGGTCACCGTCACCGGTGCTTTTGGTGGTGCGCAAGTAACCGGCCAACAATTGATTACGGCTTTACAAGAAAATCATATTGTAAAAGGGATCAGCAAAGCTGTACTTCAGGAATTGCTGGTGCAGGCGCAGCAATTGGCGCCGGGAGAAAAATTAACCATGGGGGTGGCATTTGGTCGCGAGCCGCAGCATGGTCGGGAAACTTGGTTTGAGCCTCTGGTTGCGGATGCCAGCCAGCGGATCCTGTGTCCTCAGGCGACGGAGGATGGCAAAGTGGACATGCTGGATCTGGGCGCTTTGATCACTGTTGAGGCCGGGCAAGCGGTCATGAAACGACATCCACCAACCCAGGGCGTGGATGGGTTTAATGTGCTCGGTAAGCTGATCTCTGCGCTCCCGGGTGAGGAGAGGCCCTTTGAACCCGGTGACGGCACTGCAATTGATGAATCGGATGACAGTCTGTTGATTGCAGTGAAATCCGGAATTCCGCGCCGCATGCCGTGCGGAGCCCAAGTCGATGATGCGTTAACCCTGGCTGGCGTGGATGTTTCGACGGGGCATATTCAGTTTGACGGCAGTGTTGTGATTGAAGGGGATGTGAAGCCTGGAATGAAAGTCTCGGCAACGGGCAATATTACTGTCAGTGGTTTTGTCGAACTTGCCACGTTGGAAGCCGGCGGTGATATATTCGTGGCGCAGGGCATTATTGGCCGCCAGCAGGAGAATAAAACCTTACCGTGCCGTATCCAGGCCAAAGGCAAAGTGGTTAGTAAATTTGCTCAATATGCCGAAATTGTCGCGCATGAATCTGTATCCTGTACCCTGCATGTCCTGCACTGCCAGATCAAAACTTCCGGCTTAGTTTCTGTGATGGATCAGTCCCGGCGGCAAGGGACCCTAAGCGGTGGTACGGTTGATGCTGGCCAGGGGGTGATTGCGGTCAATATTGGTGCTGCGGCCGGAGTGACAACGGAGATTGTTGTCTTCAGTCACTATCAGCAATGGCGTGATCGGCTCGGTGAACTTTATCAAAAAATCGAGCATGAACGCCGCAATGGCCGGAAGTTGAAGCAGGCCAAGTTGAAGTTACTGAAAGTTACGGCAGCGAAGCGGCCGCCGGAGTTGATTGAAAAGCTAAAAGCCGCATCGGCGTCTCACCAGCAAACAATGGCTGATTTGAAGCACCGCTATCAAGTATTGCGGCAGCGCTATGATCAGACACTTAAGAATGCAAAAATCACTGCGACTACTCATTTTTACGCCCATATTCGCTGTCAAATTGAAAAGGAATTCATGATGGTGGATGAGGAACACGGACCGAGTGTCGTTTGTTATGATGAGCGGCGCTTACAGCGTTTAGCTTATCATGCCTGA
- a CDS encoding EAL domain-containing protein, with protein MTLKKQLLQPLVAIFLVIHVAITAWLIAAQYQQLKQDHTAQLSRNIQLAGQALHPQLQQPDQHQLQQRLSELAHTAHWQNAQLELLAQEMTVSVALPPVVQTPDWFRALDFFPSQTQSYLIADHKSLVARLTVSTDPQLLYLHGWQAASNALLSLTFSLILALSTLYLVLHHQLKPLHLLATRADALLRNQFGAPLALPAPSDLKQVAKAINHVTVQLEKNFKSQAKEAMKLREQVYRDQVSGMGNRSFFISQLNSWLANSAKGGLALMKTSLIDECYRQHGFTAGDQLVRDIADELNEAIIYSDLTLARLSYDEFALLAPDISQEKLSEIGQVMLSVVTQQQTRVGSQQAAPAHVGLILNHQASSASTLLTQLDNALSQAAQSSQLIALMSEPASQVAMGKQQWKSLLIEAIDNDLFSYRFQPVIAGQQEIYHHEVFSAIQKGDQLYAASQFLGAIEDLGVGTLFDRHVIAQLVNRLNADPQLGPLSINLTNNSTCDPAFIHWLNKLLDNNQALAGRLFFEISESSFIHQPDATSLLCAAIRFYQFGFGVDNYGRHFKSLDYLTDFRPNYVKIDFAYTHQLNDPTKSQVLSSISRTAHSLDIMTIATRVETETQLERLSELFVDGFQGFITQPQRRFSKPSQIMLSS; from the coding sequence ATGACTTTAAAGAAACAGTTGCTACAGCCACTGGTTGCCATCTTCTTGGTAATTCACGTTGCCATCACAGCCTGGCTTATCGCCGCCCAATACCAGCAACTCAAACAAGATCACACCGCCCAGTTAAGTCGCAATATCCAGTTGGCTGGCCAAGCGCTGCACCCGCAATTACAACAACCGGATCAGCACCAACTGCAACAGCGGTTATCTGAGCTGGCCCATACAGCTCACTGGCAGAACGCCCAACTGGAACTGCTGGCGCAGGAGATGACTGTTTCAGTCGCGCTTCCCCCAGTCGTGCAAACACCCGACTGGTTCCGCGCACTTGATTTTTTCCCCAGCCAAACCCAGTCCTACCTCATAGCCGATCACAAAAGCCTGGTGGCCAGATTGACGGTCTCTACCGATCCGCAATTGCTTTATCTGCATGGGTGGCAAGCCGCCAGCAATGCGCTGCTCAGCTTAACTTTCAGCCTGATCCTGGCACTGAGTACCCTCTACCTGGTCCTTCATCATCAACTCAAGCCGCTGCACCTTTTGGCCACGCGCGCCGATGCATTGCTGCGCAATCAGTTTGGCGCGCCGCTGGCGCTCCCCGCGCCCAGCGACTTAAAGCAGGTGGCCAAGGCCATTAACCATGTCACGGTGCAATTGGAGAAAAACTTTAAGAGCCAGGCGAAAGAAGCCATGAAATTGCGGGAACAAGTCTATCGGGATCAGGTGTCGGGAATGGGAAACCGCAGTTTCTTCATCAGCCAGCTCAATTCATGGCTGGCCAATTCAGCCAAAGGCGGGCTGGCACTCATGAAGACCTCACTCATTGATGAATGTTATCGGCAGCATGGATTTACAGCGGGCGATCAGCTGGTACGTGATATCGCTGACGAACTCAATGAAGCGATCATCTACAGTGATCTCACTCTGGCCCGACTTTCCTATGATGAATTTGCCTTGCTGGCGCCGGATATCAGCCAGGAAAAGTTATCTGAAATCGGCCAGGTCATGCTCAGCGTCGTCACCCAACAGCAAACGCGCGTTGGTAGCCAGCAAGCCGCCCCCGCTCACGTCGGCCTGATCCTCAATCACCAGGCATCCAGTGCCAGCACCTTGCTGACACAGCTAGATAATGCGCTGAGTCAGGCGGCGCAGTCATCGCAACTTATCGCCCTGATGTCCGAGCCGGCCAGCCAGGTTGCGATGGGAAAACAGCAATGGAAGTCTCTGCTAATCGAAGCGATTGACAACGATCTGTTCAGCTATCGGTTTCAGCCAGTCATCGCCGGTCAGCAAGAGATTTATCATCATGAAGTATTCAGCGCCATTCAGAAAGGGGACCAGCTTTATGCTGCCAGTCAGTTTCTCGGCGCCATTGAAGATCTCGGCGTCGGCACTTTATTTGACCGTCACGTTATCGCCCAATTGGTGAACCGGCTCAATGCCGATCCCCAACTCGGCCCTTTGTCGATCAACCTGACCAACAACAGCACCTGTGATCCGGCATTTATTCACTGGCTCAACAAGCTGCTCGATAACAACCAGGCATTGGCCGGGCGACTCTTTTTTGAAATATCAGAATCCAGCTTCATTCATCAACCTGACGCAACCAGTTTGCTTTGCGCTGCGATCCGTTTTTATCAATTCGGCTTTGGCGTCGACAATTACGGCCGCCATTTTAAGTCGCTCGATTACTTAACTGATTTTCGTCCTAACTATGTCAAAATTGATTTCGCTTACACCCATCAACTGAACGACCCAACCAAATCTCAAGTGCTCTCATCCATTTCACGCACAGCGCACAGCCTTGATATCATGACCATCGCCACGCGCGTCGAAACGGAAACTCAGCTTGAGCGATTATCCGAGCTTTTTGTCGACGGCTTCCAGGGCTTTATTACTCAACCGCAACGACGTTTTTCGAAGCCATCGCAAATCATGCTCAGCTCATAA
- a CDS encoding sigma-54-dependent transcriptional regulator: MKPQVIFIDDEKSIRDALGQTLALEDYEVHLYSGAKPALEALDNQYPGVIISDINMPGINGLEFLKRALAIDPELSVILLTGHGDISMAVEAMRLGAYDFLEKPFSTDNLLDVVKRASDKRELILENRELRRELEAQSGPGQRILGNTPQIKQLRRILSHIKDTPADVMIHGETGTGKELVARFLHDHSVRQHQPFVPINCGAIPETMIESELFGYEPGAFTGAQKKRVGKITHANGGTLFLDEIESMPMSLQVKLLRVLEERRVEPLGTNKAIDLDLRIVAATKTDLQQLSERGLFRHDLYYRLNVVSVHIPPLRERKDDIPMLFQNFIRTTATRYGIEPPQVGLEQLQSLLAHDWPGNVRELRNLAERMVLMGDISSLNETNTFDDSPQTASLAERIHQFEYTLLIDALKRHHGRLKEVQSELGLARKTLYDKMKKHNIDKDDFKLSS, translated from the coding sequence ATGAAGCCACAAGTAATATTTATTGATGATGAAAAGTCGATCCGCGACGCGCTGGGACAAACCCTGGCGCTGGAAGATTACGAGGTCCACCTGTATTCCGGGGCCAAGCCTGCGCTGGAGGCGCTGGATAACCAGTACCCGGGGGTGATCATTTCCGATATCAACATGCCGGGGATCAACGGCCTGGAGTTTCTCAAGCGAGCGCTGGCAATCGACCCTGAGCTTTCGGTGATCCTACTGACCGGACACGGCGATATCTCGATGGCAGTCGAAGCTATGCGCCTCGGGGCCTACGATTTTCTCGAAAAGCCGTTCTCGACCGATAACCTGCTTGATGTGGTCAAACGCGCTTCGGACAAACGTGAGCTCATCCTGGAAAACCGCGAGCTGCGCCGCGAACTCGAAGCGCAAAGCGGCCCCGGGCAACGCATCCTCGGCAATACCCCGCAAATCAAACAACTACGCCGTATTCTGTCTCATATCAAAGATACGCCGGCCGATGTGATGATCCACGGTGAAACCGGCACCGGCAAAGAGCTGGTCGCCCGTTTCCTCCACGACCACAGTGTCCGCCAGCATCAACCTTTTGTACCCATCAACTGTGGCGCCATTCCGGAAACCATGATTGAAAGTGAGTTGTTCGGTTACGAGCCCGGCGCTTTTACCGGCGCTCAGAAAAAACGGGTGGGCAAGATTACCCATGCCAATGGCGGAACCCTGTTTCTCGATGAAATCGAATCCATGCCGATGTCACTGCAGGTCAAGCTGTTGCGGGTCCTGGAAGAGCGCCGGGTCGAACCGCTCGGCACCAATAAAGCTATCGATTTAGATCTGCGTATTGTGGCTGCTACCAAAACCGATTTACAGCAGCTCAGTGAGCGCGGCTTGTTTCGTCACGACCTGTACTACCGGCTCAACGTGGTGAGCGTGCATATTCCACCGCTGCGCGAGCGCAAAGACGATATTCCGATGCTGTTTCAGAACTTTATCCGCACCACCGCAACCCGTTACGGAATTGAACCACCGCAGGTCGGTCTGGAGCAGCTCCAGAGCCTGCTGGCGCATGACTGGCCAGGGAATGTTCGTGAACTCCGCAACCTCGCTGAGCGTATGGTCCTGATGGGCGATATATCGAGCCTGAATGAGACCAACACATTTGACGACAGCCCACAAACCGCCAGCCTCGCCGAGCGTATCCACCAGTTCGAATACACCCTGCTGATTGATGCGCTTAAACGCCATCATGGCCGCTTAAAAGAAGTACAGTCAGAATTGGGATTAGCGCGCAAGACGCTATATGACAAGATGAAAAAACACAATATTGATAAAGATGATTTCAAGCTGAGTAGCTAA